The Rhodothermales bacterium genome includes a region encoding these proteins:
- a CDS encoding Rab family GTPase yields the protein MNPDPQPASDPSRTIKRKICMLGTFAVGKTSLVRRFVKGIFSDKYLTTMGAKVDKKSLAIDDVRMDLLVWDLNGEDRFQSLSMEYVRGSAGYFLVVDQTRPATLEAAHALRQKVEQTVGPLPFILIVNKIDLPGHWDRRQEDLDALRASGWICVETSAKTGTGVDEAFIALARRLVE from the coding sequence GTGAATCCGGACCCACAGCCTGCCTCGGACCCCTCCCGTACGATCAAGCGCAAGATCTGCATGCTCGGCACGTTCGCCGTGGGCAAAACCAGTCTGGTGCGCCGATTCGTGAAGGGGATCTTCTCGGACAAGTACCTGACCACCATGGGCGCCAAGGTGGACAAAAAGTCCCTGGCGATCGATGACGTCCGGATGGACCTGCTCGTGTGGGATTTGAATGGAGAAGACCGGTTTCAGTCGCTTTCGATGGAATATGTGCGCGGATCCGCCGGCTATTTCCTGGTGGTGGATCAGACGCGACCCGCCACGCTCGAGGCGGCGCACGCCCTGCGCCAGAAGGTGGAGCAAACCGTCGGCCCCCTCCCGTTCATCCTGATCGTGAACAAGATCGACCTTCCGGGCCACTGGGATCGCCGGCAGGAAGACCTCGACGCCCTCCGCGCCTCGGGCTGGATCTGCGTCGAGACCAGCGCCAAAACGGGCACAGGTGTTGACGAAGCCTTCATCGCCCTGGCGCGTCGCCTCGTGGAATGA
- a CDS encoding HAMP domain-containing sensor histidine kinase has product MSAVLSRLLSDLDIAVLEHAGDRAFTWMSETPAWMRALWPAAGDDRERLLPGEHFLFLDDFIDRAVAHWAGGAADPLNSGVWTETGPDGADILLEATARTIEDRPLLLIRIPPQQQTWGIFQQAREQRLEYEHLLDEINKREILLHCIVHDLSNPLAGIRGSLTLPEQEAMVQPDGFELLRISLNQTEKMQRSIRSILQTFSVEARQLMPSLVGAEVAPEMDRCARHVVASMSATSALRGVHLVVDAGDGAADWRVAGEAERLERVFFNLVANALRYATEGETITIRLHAEDAYIHASVEDQGPGVPEALVPSLFHRFTQGDDRPGQAGLGLYFCRITVEQWGGTVGYRPAPEGGACFWFRLPRPVREHPAP; this is encoded by the coding sequence ATGAGCGCCGTCCTTTCCCGTTTGTTATCCGATCTCGATATCGCCGTGCTCGAACACGCCGGCGACCGCGCGTTCACGTGGATGAGCGAAACGCCCGCCTGGATGCGCGCCCTCTGGCCCGCCGCCGGCGACGACCGGGAGCGCCTCCTCCCCGGTGAGCATTTCCTCTTTCTCGACGACTTTATCGACCGCGCCGTTGCGCACTGGGCGGGAGGCGCCGCCGATCCCCTGAACTCCGGCGTGTGGACGGAAACCGGCCCGGACGGCGCCGACATCCTCCTCGAAGCCACCGCCCGCACCATCGAAGACCGGCCGCTCCTCCTCATCCGCATCCCGCCCCAGCAACAAACGTGGGGCATCTTCCAGCAGGCGCGGGAGCAGCGCCTCGAATACGAGCACCTGCTGGACGAGATCAATAAACGCGAGATCCTGCTCCACTGCATCGTGCACGACCTGTCCAATCCGCTCGCCGGCATCCGGGGCAGCCTCACGCTGCCGGAACAGGAGGCGATGGTCCAGCCGGACGGCTTCGAGCTGCTCCGCATCAGCCTGAACCAGACGGAGAAGATGCAGCGCTCGATCCGCAGCATCCTGCAAACCTTTTCGGTGGAGGCGCGCCAGCTGATGCCGTCGCTCGTCGGCGCGGAGGTGGCGCCCGAGATGGATCGGTGCGCCCGCCATGTCGTGGCCTCGATGTCGGCCACGTCCGCGCTGCGGGGCGTTCACCTCGTGGTCGACGCCGGCGACGGAGCGGCGGACTGGCGGGTCGCCGGCGAGGCGGAGCGGCTGGAGCGCGTCTTCTTCAACCTCGTCGCCAACGCCCTGCGCTACGCGACGGAAGGCGAAACCATCACCATTCGGCTCCATGCGGAAGATGCGTATATTCACGCGTCGGTGGAAGATCAGGGGCCCGGCGTGCCGGAAGCCCTGGTCCCTTCGCTGTTCCATCGCTTTACCCAGGGCGACGATCGCCCCGGGCAAGCCGGCCTGGGGCTGTACTTCTGCCGCATCACGGTCGAGCAGTGGGGCGGCACGGTCGGTTATCGCCCGGCCCCCGAGGGCGGGGCGTGTTTCTGGTTCCGTCTGCCGCGGCCCGTTCGCGAGCACCCGGCGCCCTGA
- a CDS encoding sigma-54 dependent transcriptional regulator translates to MALRIFIVDDDPDYASLLRFQLKKLDTLIEVFETGEAALDALDPLPDLIFLDLVMPGQGGLETLRQMHAEHPQLPIVVVSSQTSVNVALEALRLGAYDYVTKGVDDTVKIESIARNIADRLQLSAEVESLREELATPHGMQGLIGESAAMARVLKILRKTLKGNLTVAVVGESGTGKELAAQAIHYNSPRRREPFVIVNCAAIPNELMESEFFGHEKGSFTGAYTRKMGKFEQANRGTIFLDEIGELNLSLQAKLLRVLQNQEVQRVGGNETIRVDVRVICATNRDIVAMTQDGSFREDLYYRLFQFPVHLPPLRERDQDALLLAEHFRKAFLSAHRDVEAREFTPATRRLILAHDWPGNVRQLKNAVERALLVSDSPGIEPADLMLDQLPAPRQAARPSGTPPVAPRAGASSPADALLRVDAPEAILPLEDLKRLAIEHAYRLCKGNIDQTSIRLGVTRSTIYRLMEKYKQEGNEITL, encoded by the coding sequence ATGGCTCTTCGCATTTTCATCGTCGACGACGACCCCGACTACGCGTCGCTCCTTCGTTTCCAGCTCAAAAAGCTCGACACGCTGATCGAAGTCTTCGAAACCGGCGAGGCCGCGCTGGACGCCCTCGACCCCCTGCCCGACCTGATCTTTCTGGACCTGGTGATGCCGGGCCAGGGCGGGCTCGAGACGCTGCGCCAGATGCATGCCGAGCATCCCCAACTCCCCATCGTCGTGGTGTCGTCGCAAACCTCGGTCAATGTCGCCCTCGAAGCGCTGCGGCTCGGCGCCTACGACTATGTGACCAAGGGGGTGGACGACACGGTCAAGATCGAATCCATCGCCCGGAACATCGCCGACCGCCTCCAGCTTTCGGCGGAGGTCGAGTCCCTCCGGGAAGAACTCGCGACGCCGCACGGCATGCAGGGCCTGATCGGCGAGAGCGCCGCCATGGCGCGCGTGCTGAAGATCCTCCGGAAAACGCTGAAGGGGAATCTGACCGTGGCCGTCGTGGGCGAAAGCGGCACCGGGAAAGAGCTGGCCGCCCAGGCCATCCACTACAATTCGCCGCGCCGGCGGGAGCCGTTCGTCATCGTCAACTGCGCCGCGATCCCGAACGAGCTGATGGAGAGCGAGTTCTTCGGGCACGAGAAGGGGTCGTTCACCGGGGCCTACACGCGCAAGATGGGTAAATTCGAACAGGCCAACCGGGGCACGATCTTTCTGGACGAGATCGGTGAGTTGAACCTCAGCCTCCAGGCCAAACTCCTCCGGGTCCTGCAAAATCAGGAAGTGCAGCGCGTCGGCGGAAACGAGACGATCCGGGTGGATGTGCGTGTCATCTGCGCCACCAACCGGGATATCGTCGCGATGACGCAGGACGGTTCGTTTCGCGAGGACCTGTACTACCGGCTCTTCCAGTTCCCGGTCCATCTCCCTCCGCTCCGCGAGCGCGACCAGGACGCCCTGCTCCTGGCGGAGCATTTCCGGAAAGCCTTCCTCTCGGCGCACCGGGATGTGGAGGCGCGCGAATTCACGCCGGCCACCCGCCGGCTCATCCTGGCGCACGACTGGCCCGGCAACGTGCGCCAGCTCAAAAATGCCGTCGAGCGGGCGCTGCTCGTCTCCGACTCCCCCGGCATCGAACCGGCAGACCTGATGCTCGACCAGCTGCCGGCCCCCCGGCAGGCCGCGCGGCCTTCGGGGACGCCGCCGGTGGCGCCGCGCGCCGGCGCCTCCTCCCCGGCCGACGCCCTGCTGCGCGTCGACGCGCCGGAGGCCATCCTGCCTCTCGAAGACCTGAAGCGCCTCGCCATCGAACACGCCTACCGACTCTGCAAGGGCAACATCGACCAGACGTCGATCCGCCTCGGCGTCACCCGTTCGACGATCTACCGCCTGATGGAGAAATACAAGCAGGAAGGCAACGAGATCACGCTCTGA
- a CDS encoding DUF3078 domain-containing protein, with product MSTSLLMFALVVMAGAFQTATAQEAEVDTTGWRNSVIASLAGSQASYRNWSEGGLNSVAFTSGLLGEQLKHTEHWLRKRKLRLAFGLLKQDTLDVRKADDIIHLESSAQYQGERVWSVLNPILAFSFRSQMAEGFDYGTTPSPRVSAFLAPATSTQTIGLAYQPVDWFSQRFGFAAKETIVTIEELRESYGNAADETLRLEGGFDFLSQLDKQLVENVVLKSSLGVFLGFSALDKPDVRWENLVSMKVNSWLSVNFEFVTFYDLDISDKAQFKQVLSTGVSFSLL from the coding sequence ATGTCTACTTCGCTCTTGATGTTCGCGCTGGTCGTCATGGCCGGCGCCTTCCAGACCGCCACCGCACAGGAAGCCGAAGTCGATACCACCGGATGGCGGAACAGCGTGATCGCCAGCCTCGCCGGCAGCCAGGCTTCGTACCGCAACTGGAGCGAAGGCGGTCTCAACTCGGTCGCGTTCACCTCCGGCCTGCTCGGCGAGCAGCTCAAGCACACCGAGCACTGGCTCCGCAAGCGCAAGCTTCGCCTGGCCTTCGGCCTGCTGAAGCAGGACACGCTCGACGTCCGCAAGGCGGACGACATCATCCACCTCGAATCGTCGGCCCAGTACCAGGGCGAGCGGGTGTGGAGCGTCCTGAACCCCATCCTCGCGTTCTCCTTCCGCAGCCAGATGGCCGAGGGGTTCGATTACGGCACCACCCCGTCGCCGCGCGTCTCGGCGTTCCTCGCGCCGGCTACGTCCACGCAGACCATCGGTCTGGCGTATCAGCCGGTGGACTGGTTCTCGCAGCGTTTTGGCTTCGCGGCCAAGGAAACGATCGTCACCATCGAGGAGCTGCGTGAATCGTACGGCAACGCCGCCGATGAGACGTTGCGCCTGGAAGGGGGCTTCGACTTTCTGTCGCAGCTCGACAAACAGCTCGTCGAAAACGTGGTTCTGAAGTCGTCGCTGGGTGTGTTTCTGGGATTCTCGGCGCTCGACAAGCCGGACGTCCGCTGGGAGAATCTCGTCTCCATGAAGGTGAACAGCTGGCTTTCCGTGAACTTCGAGTTCGTCACATTCTACGACCTCGACATCAGCGACAAGGCGCAGTTCAAGCAGGTGCTGTCCACCGGCGTTTCGTTCTCGCTGTTGTAA
- a CDS encoding mechanosensitive ion channel family protein, protein MDSVSPDTITQFLIDYGIPAVKALVLVVLAFLLAGWAKSMSFKALQKTRLDATLTKFFSNIIRYVILVVALVGCLGYFGIQTASFAAILAAGGFAVGMAMQGTLSNFAAGVMLLVFRPFKVGDVVQINGVTGKVFEIELFTTQLDTPDNRRIIVPNGSIFGSTIENITFHESRRVDVSVGTDYAADLKQTRVTLEAAASAVEGRLADKNVQVYLSALGASSIDWEVRIWCATPDYFDVRDRLTLAVKEGLDAAGIGIPFPQQDVHIDGHVTSAVAG, encoded by the coding sequence ATGGATTCAGTCTCCCCCGATACGATTACCCAGTTCCTGATCGACTACGGCATCCCGGCCGTCAAAGCGCTCGTGCTCGTCGTCCTCGCCTTCCTGCTCGCGGGCTGGGCAAAGAGCATGAGCTTCAAGGCGCTCCAGAAGACCCGCCTCGATGCGACGCTGACCAAATTCTTCTCGAACATCATTCGCTACGTCATTCTCGTCGTCGCGCTGGTCGGTTGCCTGGGCTATTTTGGCATCCAGACCGCCAGCTTCGCCGCGATCCTGGCGGCAGGCGGCTTCGCGGTGGGCATGGCGATGCAGGGCACGCTGTCCAATTTCGCCGCCGGCGTCATGCTGCTCGTCTTCCGCCCGTTCAAGGTGGGCGACGTCGTCCAGATCAATGGCGTCACGGGCAAGGTGTTCGAGATCGAGCTGTTCACGACGCAGCTCGACACGCCGGACAACCGCCGCATCATCGTCCCGAACGGCTCGATTTTCGGGTCGACGATCGAAAACATCACCTTCCACGAAAGCCGCCGCGTCGATGTCTCCGTGGGGACCGACTATGCCGCCGATCTCAAGCAGACGCGCGTGACGCTCGAAGCCGCGGCCTCGGCCGTCGAAGGCCGGCTCGCGGATAAAAACGTGCAGGTCTATCTGTCCGCGCTCGGTGCTTCGAGCATCGACTGGGAGGTTCGGATCTGGTGCGCCACCCCGGATTATTTTGATGTGCGCGACCGGCTCACGCTGGCCGTGAAGGAGGGACTCGATGCCGCCGGCATCGGGATTCCGTTTCCGCAACAGGATGTCCACATCGATGGGCACGTCACCAGCGCGGTCGCCGGCTAA